The following are from one region of the Sorghum bicolor cultivar BTx623 chromosome 2, Sorghum_bicolor_NCBIv3, whole genome shotgun sequence genome:
- the LOC8057274 gene encoding putative metallophosphoesterase At3g03305, giving the protein MATPRRRAAILVALPLFLSVCGPSPARSGDLRRVVEVPGEPRSVVWAVQLSDLHLSAFHPERTADFRRHVGDALAMVNPALVLITGDLTDAKSKDLLSSRQEEFEWILYGQVIDDVANRSGLSKEIFYDLRGNHDSYGVPEVGGMFDFYKKHSINARLGRTGAVQSITLQNSGMKYLFVGFDSAMGVGLRSPTNIFGQPTDRLLSDLDAALSQWDNRSTSSLVTKIVFGHFPISFSALTTSGRSVRDVFLKHSISAYLCGHLHTNFGRNLKRHHTSDQQRFSSKQYFQLDIHEAMSTTVSNGNCSARTESVAEFWEWEMGDWRSARSMRILAIDSGYVSYTDMDFRFGSRDVIIVPTFPLDSRFMHRSSYPYDLTCQAMSTTHVGTVRALVFSRYKIESVTVKIYESHSGSLQLVLEQEMERTRGKGARGAMYTVPWNWRDFLDELPDRYWLQIEVVDMTGETYHSELRPFSVNGLTAKVSWTWKEFRVMGCQWNQLYYPIMWTTLAFLFSLVLVPRTSLTFYENQFMSKFIRPKMTRRSLGDFVPVNFEYFAVELSKMYFIWSGMLFYLLYLVFFPWFTGYAVTENYNKMYLHYRGWSTRFLADTTALPYIGLPDVMVIVLPHLLFVVLPAFLLIAAIAAERALYLGHHFSQRTKKDDDHCQKAWHMKNVYIFYWLRKILILLCLPIVWKHWKHCRAIVRAYEVNPFMDAPIYCFGVPALLWLAIYRSSSVGVHQV; this is encoded by the exons ATGGccacgccgcggcggcgggcggcgatCCTAGTCGCGctcccgctcttcctctccgtcTGCGGCCCCTCCCCCGCGCGCAGTGGAGACCTCCGGCGGGTGGTGGAGGTACCGGGCGAGCCGCGGTCGGTGGTGTGGGCGGTGCAGCTCTCGGACCTCCACCTCAGCGCCTTCCACCCGGAGCGCACCGCCGACTTCCGCCGCCACGTGGGCGACGCGCTCGCTATGGTTAACCCCGCGCTCGTCCTCATCACCGGCGATCTCACCG ACGCAAAAAGTAAAGATTTGTTGTCATCAAGGCAAGAGGAGTTTGAATGGATTCTGTATGGACAAGTTATTGATGATGTTGCTAATAGGAGTGGGCTGAGCAAGGAAATATTTTATGATTTACGAGGTAATCATGATTCATATGGTGTTCCTGAGGTTGGCGGTATGTTTGATTTCTACAAAAAGCACAGCATTAATGCAAGATTAGGACGAACAGGGGCTGTCCAAAGTATAACATTACAG AATAGCGGCATGAAGTATTTATTTGTTGGATTTGACAGTGCAATGGGTGTTGGTCTCCGAAGCCCAACAAACATATTTGGCCAACCTACAGATCGGTTACTTTCTGATTTAGATGCAGCACTTTCACAGTGGGATAATCGATCAACAAGTTCCTTAGTAACCAAGATCGTCTTTGGACATTTCCCTATATCCTTTTCTGCATTGACAACTTCTGGAAGAAGTGTTAGAGATGTTTTTCTGAAGCATTCAATCTCCGCTTACCTGTGTGGGCATCTTCATACCAACTTCGGAAGAAACTTGAAGCGACATCATACATCTGACCAGCAACGATTTTCTTCTAAACAGTACTTTCAGTTAGATATCCATGAAGCTATGTCAACAACTGTCAGTAATGGCAATTGTTCTGCAAGGACAGAGTCTGTCGCAGAATTCTGGGAATGGGAGATGGGTGATTGGAGAAGTGCCAGGAGCATGAGGATTCTCGCTATTGATTCTGGCTATGTCTCATATACAGATATGGATTTCAGATTTGGCTCTAGAGATGTGATTATAGTACCCACTTTCCCGTTGGATTCACGGTTTATGCATAGGTCTTCATATCCTTATGATCTTACTTGCCAAGCCATGAGCACCACACATGTTGGGACAGTGAGAGCACTTGTCTTTTCAAGATACAAGATTGAATCTGTAACTGTTAAAATATACGAATCACATTCTGGAAGTCTTCAACTTGTCCTGGAGCAAGAAATGGAAAGAACTAGGGGCAAGGGAGCTAGAGGAGCTATGTATACAGTCCCATGGAACTGGAGGGATTTTTTAGATGAGCTACCAGATCGATACTGGCTCCAGATAGAAGTAGTGGATATGACTGGGGAGACTTACCATAGTGAACTGAGACCATTTTCTGTTAATGGTCTAACTGCAAAAGTTAGTTGGACGTGGAAGGAATTTAGAGTAATGGGTTGCCAATGGAATCAACTGTACTACCCAATTATGTGGACTACCCTTGCATTTCTTTTTTCATTGGTTCTGGTTCCTCGCACTTCACTCACGTTTTATGAGAATCAATTCATGTCAAAATTTATTAGACCAAAGATGACCAGAAGAAGTTTAGGAGACTTTGTGCCTGTTAATTTTGAGTATTTTGCAGTTGAGCTTTCGAAGATGTATTTTATCTGGTCTGGAATGTTGttctatttgctatatttggtcTTCTTCCCATGGTTTACTGGCTACGCTGTCACGGAGAACTATAATAAGATGTATTTGCATTACAGAGGCTGGAGCACTAGGTTTCTTGCCGACACCACTGCATTGCCATATATTGGTTTGCCTGATGTGATGGTTATTGTTCTTCCTCATCTTCTGTTTGTGGTCTTGCCAGCGTTTCTCCTTATAGCAGCTATAGCAGCAGAAAGAGCACTGTATCTAGGTCATCATTTCTCCCAGAGAacaaagaaggatgatgatcacTGCCAAAAAGCATGGCACATGAAGAATGTTTACATATTTTATTGGTTGAGAAAGATTCTAATACTTCTATGCCTACCAATTGTCTGGAAACATTGGAAG CATTGTAGAGCTATTGTGAGGGCATATGAGGTTAACCCATTCATGGATGCACCCATCTACTGTTTTGGTGTTCCAGCACTTCTATGGTTGGCCATATACAGGAGTTCATCTGTAGGAGTTCACCAAGTTTGA
- the LOC8057273 gene encoding putative disease resistance RPP13-like protein 1, with translation MDNHGEKTIIHTLRDALLHFAVKSKKLASPLLEPFGRASQPATVDDDELTALKSKLRRIRTTLRDAESLSVTDRSVQLWLAELGDLEHRAEDVVEELEYESRRSAQLEELKQDLLYAATTGKRRREVALLFAPAPARRLRRKIDDVWARYEEISSDRKKLRLWPGDGAPRPAASPLVPSSALPRSERLHGRQRDIERVAAALVRGEPDAGRSYAVVPIVGMAGVGKTALMQHVCGMEAVKSHFELTHWIWVSQEFDVVSVTRKIVEAVTRSPPECSELSTLHELIVEHLAGKRCLIVLDDVWDDNPSHWNSLTAPLSCCAPGSAVAVTTRSNKVARMVSTKVYHLKCLSDEDCWRVCQRRALPNSDANVDQELVEIGEKIAKKCQGLPLAAEAAGSALSTSTSWKHWDEVLNNDLWADNEVKNLVLPVLKVSYDHLSMPLKRSFAFCSLFPKGFAFDKDLLVQLWTAQGFVDAEGDCSLEAIANGYFNDLVSKCFFHPSPSHAISEGKFVMHDLYQELAQFVSGNECRMIQLPNSMKIDDSPRHLSFVDEESHSVEEINLNSFCGHRDLRTFLFITKTE, from the coding sequence ATGGACAACCATGGAGAGAAGACCATCATCCACACGCTGCGAGACGCGCTGCTTCACTTCGCAGTCAAGTCCAAGAAGCTCGCGTCGCCGCTGCTGGAGCCGTTCGGGCGCGCGTCCCAGCCGGCcaccgtcgacgacgacgagctgACGGCGCTCAAGTCAAAGCTGCGGCGGATCCGCACCACGCTCCGCGACGCCGAGAGCCTGTCCGTCACCGACCGCTCCGTCCAGCTGTGGCTGGCCGAGCTCGGCGACCTCGAGCACCGGGCCGAGGACGTTGTCGAGGAGCTGGAGTACGAGTCCCGCCGCTCGGCGCAGCTGGAGGAGCTCAAGCAAGACCTGCTCTACGCCGCCACGACGGGGAAGCGGCGCCGGGAGGTGGCGCTGCTGTTCGCGCCCGCGCCGGCGAGGCGGCTCCGCCGCAAGATCGACGACGTCTGGGCGAGGTACGAGGAGATCTCGTCCGACAGGAAGAAGCTCCGGCTGTGGCCCGGCGACGGCGCGCCCCGGCCCGCGGCGAGCCCGCTCGTGCCAAGCAGCGCGCTTCCCCGTAGCGAGCGCCTCCACGGGCGGCAGCGCGACATCGAGAGGGTCGCCGCCGCGCTAGTACGCGGGGAGCCGGACGCCGGGAGGAGCTACGCCGTCGTGCCCATCGTCGGGATGGCCGGCGTCGGCAAGACGGCTCTGATGCAGCACGTCTGCGGCATGGAGGCCGTCAAGTCGCACTTTGAACTGACGCACTGGATTTGGGTCTCCCAGGAGTTTGACGTCGTCAGCGTGACCCGCAAGATCGTCGAGGCGGTCACCAGATCACCGCCGGAGTGCAGCGAGCTGAGCACGCTTCATGAGCTCATAGTCGAGCACCTTGCGGGGAAGAGGTGTTTGATCGTTCTCGACGACGTGTGGGATGACAATCCCAGCCACTGGAACAGCCTGACGGCCCCGCTGAGCTGCTGCGCGCCAGGGAGCGCGGTTGCCGTGACGACGAGGAGCAATAAGGTTGCTAGGATGGTGAGCACCAAGGTGTATCATCTCAAATGTTTGTCAGATGAAGACTGCTGGCGTGTATGCCAGCGACGGGCGCTGCCCAATAGCGATGCCAACGTCGACCAAGAACTTGTAGAGATCGGTGAGAAGATTGCAAAGAAATGTCAGGGCTTGCCATTGGCGGCAGAGGCAGCTGGTAGCGCCCTGAGCACTTCAACCAGCTGGAAGCACTGGGATGAAGTCCTGAATAACGACTTGTGGGCTGACAATGAGGTGAAGAATCTGGTACTGCCGGTCCTGAAGGTGAGCTACGATCACCTGTCCATGCCGCTGAAGCGTAGCTTTGCCTTTTGTTCATTGTTTCCAAAGGGCTTCGCCTTCGACAAAGATCTGCTAGTCCAGCTGTGGACTGCGCAGGGTTTTGTGGATGCTGAAGGAGACTGCAGCCTTGAAGCCATTGCCAATGGCTACTTCAATGACTTGGTGTCAAAGTGCTTCTTCCACCCTTCCCCATCTCATGCTATCAGCGAAGGGAAGTTTGTTATGCATGACCTGTACCAGGAGCTTGCTCAGTTTGTTTCAGGCAATGAATGTAGGATGATACAGCTCCCTAATTCGATGAAAATAGATGACAGCCCTCGGCATTTGTCCTTTGTCGATGAGGAATCTCATTCTGTTGAAGAAATAAACTTAAACTCATTTTGTGGTCATCGTGATCTACGAACCTTCCTGTTCATTACAAAAACAGAATAA